The window GTTTTGCATTTGGTCGTGATCAATCAGCATATGCGACAAAATCAAAATGCTGGTGCGGTAGATAGCGATGATCCTGAATCCTTGCGCGCTGCACAAGAGGCAATGACAGAGCCCCTGCCAGCAGAGCCACAAAAACCGGTTGAGCTGTTTGTGAATGTCTCTAATACGGTCCTGCCGTTGATTGTAAAAGGCGCAGCGACGTTAGATATGTCGCGTGGCAGTATGGCTGAATTGGTAAAACAGCAAGCGATTCCGGCTTCTTTACCAATGACATTAACATGGAAATTTACCGCGTATAACCAAGGGCTGGACATGCGCCTGAGTATGGAGCATTGGATGATTGAACATCCTGATCTGATGGTGAAGGTTGGTGCTGCAGAACTAATGTTAACTGGCGATCTTAGAAATATGTTGGAGTTTCATTATGGTTGGCAGGGCATAAAGGTTAACAATAAACCGGCGACACTCGGTGAAATGAGTATCATGCCTCTCGAAGGTAATATGCTGCTGCGCCGTTTTGCCGGTACCTGGATTTCTCCGGAAGGTCATATGACGCTGGAAGGGGCGCATTTTTCTGCACCGGACGCAAATGGGGAGTTAGGCAAATTTCAGTTTGATGCCATGATGGATGAATCACCGTCTGAAACTGGGATCATGCTGAATGTGAAGCACCATATTTCGTTATCGAAATTGGCGATAAACACAGCGCAAGATCAGTTCAGCATGGATGATTTGTCATTGGGGCTTAACCTGACCGGTTTAAATAAACAAGGATTTGAAGAGCTGGCGCAATTGGCTGATGCAGAAAAACCGGATTTTATGCAGATGATGAAAAGTCTGAATAAAATCACCACCAAAAGTGTGCGTCTGGAACTTTCTCCTTCACATATGAAATTGAATAAAGCCATGGTTACCGCGAGCGGTAAGCTGGAAACATTGCCATTTGAAGTGGAACAACTGATGCGGGCGAGTGCCGCGGATACACCGCATCCGTTCAAATATATGGTGCAAGGTGATTTCACGCTATCCGCAGAGCCTAAAGCCGTGTCTGGATTATCCGCTGAGTGGCAACAACAAATTAGCGCATTACAACAGCAGGGTTTTATTAAGTCTGATAACAAAGGTTTGACGAGTAATTTGTTGTTACGCGGTGGAGAGGTGACAGCGAATGGAAAAGTGGTACCACTCAATGAATTCAACACTCAGCAGGAGTAATCAACGGCTGATGTCGTTAATGTCATAGCCTTGTCATATCCTTCCTTTATGTTGCTGCCGGATGAGAGTTATCCGGCACCGCATAAAGGATGTGTGATGCGTAAATACCCAAAAATTGTATTTTGGTTTGTTGCCAGCAGTTTATCTTTATTGCTGGCGATGACTTGGTTCACGGGTTATCAGAGCGATCGCCTGTTATCGCAATGGTTAGTTCAAGCCAGTCAAACGCCTGGTATTGCCACCAGCTGGTTTGATCAGGAAAAAAATCTGTTCACCCGAAAAGCAGAACTCCATCTGATGATCGCGGAACCTGAGCAATTACTGGTTGCCTCACCAGCACTAAGTGGCGATAACCAGTTACGTCGCGGTTTGCAGGAATTAGGGCCTATAGAGCTGTATATTGAGTTACAGCAACAGATCTTCCCTGGATTTACGACCGGCTCCGCGCATATCAATATGCAACGGGGTATGTTTGCTGATTTACCTAACATGCCCAATATTCCTCATCAACTTCATTGGCAGGTCAACGGGCTTACCGGAAATATGCTTGCCCGCCTCGACATGGCGCAATGGAATTGGTTACGTGATGATTTGACGTGGCTGGTGGCGCCATTAAGCGCTGAAGTTGAGATCCCCGATCCTAAACAGCTCCGTCTCTCGTGTTTATGGCAAGGCCTGCAATGGCGTAACGAGCGGACAGCGGCGCGAGGTAAGTTAGGTCAATTGTCATTTAGTGCTCAGCTGACAGAAAATGATTCACTGTGGCTGATACCGTCTGCTGAATTGATGTTAGACCAGCTCGATTTACGGCAACCGGAGCGCCAATTACAGTTGTCGCAATGGCACTGGCAGACGGGTGTCAGAGAAAACCGGGATGGTTTACTCAGTGTGGTGGATGTGAGCAGTCACTCCAAAATTCATCATCTTTCATATCGCAGCCAACAAAATGATTATCAGCTCAGTGATTTAACTGCGGGTTTGGCGCTGGGTGGTGTGAATCGTCAGGGAGTTGAAGCACTGCTGATGAATTCAGGATTGGATGCCACCAATCTGGCGAAATGGAAAACCGGGCTTAATTTAATTACCCGTGCAGGTGTGCAATTTAAACTAGACCCTTTTGATTTAAAGCTGAACCGCGAACCGTTTCGCATGCATGGGCAACTGACCACGCGGCCGTTTGATGTGGCGCAGGTGCATGGCGTGGAGTCGATGCGTTCGCTACTGCAGGGTGATCTCTCGGTAGAGGCGACGCCAGCGTTGACGCAGCAATTTGCACCTGTTGCCGAGGTATTGCCAGATCTGTTGTCGGATGGTTATCTTGAGTCAGAATCGGCTGGCCGTATTTCAACGAAATTGCGGATGGTGAATGGTAAGTTGTCGGCCAATGGTATTGCGGTGCCGTATTAGGCGGGCAGCAATAAGAAGGCGGAGTTGAACTCCGCCTTCTTATTGTTTGGAACATGACTTATTTGAAAAAGACAGTTATTTGAATACGACGGTTTTATTACCGTAAACAAAAACACGTTCTTCAGAGACGGCGGTTAACGCTTGATTCAAAACGGAACGTTCGCCATCCCGACCGGCTTTGGCCATGTCTTCGGCGGAGAAGTTGTGGTCAACGCGGATCACACCTTGCTCAATGATCGGGCCTTCATCCAGATCGTTGGTGACGAAATGGGCAGTCGCACCAATGATTTTCACACCACGGTCAAACGCTTGCTGATAAGGGCGAGCGCCGATAAACGCGGGCAGGAATGAGTGGTGAATATTGATGATGCGGTAAGGGTATGATGCGACAAAACCTGGCGTCAGTACGCGCATGTATTTTGCCAGCACGACATATTCTGGCGCGTATTCATCAATAATCGCGCGCATCTTGGCTTCGTGTTCTTCACGGCTTAAGCCTTCGTGGCTGACATGATGAAACGGAATATTGAATTTGCTGGTTAAATCAGCCAGTACATCGTAATTACCGATAACCGCAGCCACATCCAGATTTAAAGCACCTTCGTAGCATTTGATCAGAATATCGCCCAGACAATGCGCTTCTTTCGTCACCATGATGACGACACGTTTCTTGCCGGCTGGCACTAAACGACGTTTAGCGCCTTGTGGTAAGGTGTCATCCAGATCACCGAGCAGCGTTTCATCATTAAAACGACCTTCCAGCTCGGTACGCATGAAAAAGCGCCCTTGCGTGTGATCAACAAACTCATCGTTCTTGATGATGTTCAATTGATGTTTGTAACAAATATAAGTGATTTTTGCGATCAGACCCTGTGCATCAGGGCAGTCAGTCAGCAGGATCTTACGTTTCATCCCGTGGTTTTCCTTGGATATGAGTCACAACCAATAATGGCGCAACACTATGCCATAAAACAACCTTCATGCCAGCGAAAAAACCAGTAAACGTGAGGAATTGGGGGATTGAAGTCATATTGTAGGCATAGGTGAAGCGAACAAGATGCGTTACTATTTGTTTTACTGTCA of the uncultured Tolumonas sp. genome contains:
- a CDS encoding DUF945 family protein — translated: MSSNATKYTLLGLVVAGCAAVVAASWYTIKSLDEHILSSVEAINRSGVMRASWYPESTMPFSRDGVLHLVVINQHMRQNQNAGAVDSDDPESLRAAQEAMTEPLPAEPQKPVELFVNVSNTVLPLIVKGAATLDMSRGSMAELVKQQAIPASLPMTLTWKFTAYNQGLDMRLSMEHWMIEHPDLMVKVGAAELMLTGDLRNMLEFHYGWQGIKVNNKPATLGEMSIMPLEGNMLLRRFAGTWISPEGHMTLEGAHFSAPDANGELGKFQFDAMMDESPSETGIMLNVKHHISLSKLAINTAQDQFSMDDLSLGLNLTGLNKQGFEELAQLADAEKPDFMQMMKSLNKITTKSVRLELSPSHMKLNKAMVTASGKLETLPFEVEQLMRASAADTPHPFKYMVQGDFTLSAEPKAVSGLSAEWQQQISALQQQGFIKSDNKGLTSNLLLRGGEVTANGKVVPLNEFNTQQE
- a CDS encoding DUF945 family protein — protein: MRKYPKIVFWFVASSLSLLLAMTWFTGYQSDRLLSQWLVQASQTPGIATSWFDQEKNLFTRKAELHLMIAEPEQLLVASPALSGDNQLRRGLQELGPIELYIELQQQIFPGFTTGSAHINMQRGMFADLPNMPNIPHQLHWQVNGLTGNMLARLDMAQWNWLRDDLTWLVAPLSAEVEIPDPKQLRLSCLWQGLQWRNERTAARGKLGQLSFSAQLTENDSLWLIPSAELMLDQLDLRQPERQLQLSQWHWQTGVRENRDGLLSVVDVSSHSKIHHLSYRSQQNDYQLSDLTAGLALGGVNRQGVEALLMNSGLDATNLAKWKTGLNLITRAGVQFKLDPFDLKLNREPFRMHGQLTTRPFDVAQVHGVESMRSLLQGDLSVEATPALTQQFAPVAEVLPDLLSDGYLESESAGRISTKLRMVNGKLSANGIAVPY
- the purU gene encoding formyltetrahydrofolate deformylase, with amino-acid sequence MKRKILLTDCPDAQGLIAKITYICYKHQLNIIKNDEFVDHTQGRFFMRTELEGRFNDETLLGDLDDTLPQGAKRRLVPAGKKRVVIMVTKEAHCLGDILIKCYEGALNLDVAAVIGNYDVLADLTSKFNIPFHHVSHEGLSREEHEAKMRAIIDEYAPEYVVLAKYMRVLTPGFVASYPYRIINIHHSFLPAFIGARPYQQAFDRGVKIIGATAHFVTNDLDEGPIIEQGVIRVDHNFSAEDMAKAGRDGERSVLNQALTAVSEERVFVYGNKTVVFK